A region of Rhodospirillales bacterium DNA encodes the following proteins:
- a CDS encoding GNAT family N-acetyltransferase has translation MNIVCRELTPALWPDLEALFGPKGACAGCWCMAWRLEKGERWPDVKGPPNKRRFRKLVLDGKAHGALAYAGAEPVGWVSFDRRRDFIKLDRSPSMACDDAADVWSIPCFFIKPEWREKGVAGALLEFAVATLRRRGAVVIEGYPSKVPAGHKAPPAFVFTGVESLFARAGFKTVARRPKGKQRVRLTVP, from the coding sequence ATGAACATCGTCTGCCGCGAGCTGACGCCCGCGCTGTGGCCGGACCTCGAGGCGTTGTTCGGGCCGAAGGGCGCCTGCGCCGGCTGCTGGTGCATGGCGTGGCGGCTGGAGAAGGGCGAGAGATGGCCCGACGTGAAGGGCCCGCCGAACAAGCGGCGCTTCCGCAAGCTGGTGCTCGACGGCAAGGCGCACGGCGCGCTGGCCTACGCCGGCGCCGAGCCGGTCGGCTGGGTGTCGTTCGACCGCCGCCGCGATTTCATCAAGCTCGACCGCTCGCCGTCGATGGCGTGCGACGACGCCGCCGACGTGTGGTCCATCCCCTGCTTCTTCATCAAGCCGGAATGGCGCGAGAAGGGCGTCGCCGGCGCGCTGCTGGAGTTCGCGGTCGCGACGCTGCGCAGGCGCGGCGCCGTCGTCATCGAGGGTTATCCGTCGAAGGTGCCGGCCGGCCACAAGGCGCCACCGGCCTTCGTGTTCACCGGCGTCGAGTCGCTGTTCGCGCGCGCCGGCTTCAAGACGGTGGCGCGCCGGCCGAAGGGCAAGCAGCGCGTGCGGCTGACGGTCCCATGA
- a CDS encoding DUF1127 domain-containing protein, which produces MTTTHFTAADVRDHSTESILSRVPGTLALWRRRAVERAQLATLGERDARDLGIDPGQIAYEANKPFWKA; this is translated from the coding sequence ATGACCACGACCCATTTCACCGCCGCCGACGTCCGCGACCACTCGACGGAGTCGATCCTCTCGCGGGTGCCCGGCACCCTGGCCCTGTGGCGGCGCCGCGCCGTCGAACGGGCGCAGCTCGCCACGCTGGGCGAGCGCGACGCCCGCGACCTGGGCATCGACCCCGGCCAGATCGCGTACGAGGCCAACAAGCCGTTCTGGAAGGCCTGA
- a CDS encoding carboxymuconolactone decarboxylase family protein: MARIRYVAPEELAPADKDVIWRDRPIYRALANSLDGARAFNGIARWIRFKSKLDGRLRELVILQIGYVAKSAYEWAHHIEIGREFGVGDADIDALIQESKGGTSALPPFERALLRAAREIELDRRVSDEAFAALRERLDDELIVEFTLFATFYCAVVRTLLTLEIDLEPELLPLLRRFPLE, encoded by the coding sequence ATGGCCCGCATCCGCTACGTCGCGCCCGAGGAGCTGGCGCCGGCCGACAAGGACGTGATCTGGCGCGACCGGCCGATCTACCGGGCGCTGGCGAACAGCCTCGACGGCGCCCGCGCCTTCAACGGCATCGCCCGCTGGATCCGGTTCAAGAGCAAGCTCGACGGCCGGCTGCGCGAGCTGGTGATCCTGCAGATCGGCTACGTCGCCAAGTCGGCCTACGAATGGGCGCACCACATCGAGATCGGCCGCGAGTTCGGGGTCGGCGACGCCGACATCGACGCGCTGATCCAGGAATCGAAGGGCGGCACGAGCGCGCTGCCGCCGTTCGAGCGCGCCCTGCTGCGCGCGGCGCGCGAGATCGAGCTGGACCGCCGCGTGTCCGACGAGGCGTTCGCGGCGTTGCGGGAGCGGCTCGACGACGAGCTGATCGTCGAGTTCACGCTGTTCGCGACGTTCTACTGCGCCGTCGTTCGCACGCTGCTGACGCTCGAGATCGACCTGGAACCGGAGCTGCTGCCGCTGCTGCGGCGCTTCCCGCTGGAGTGA
- a CDS encoding LysE family translocator: MGPAGPLQLRLIALPRRRRLHRHAAGGSIAPDPPPGARHVVESWLAFTAASSVLLAIPGPTILLVIAYSLGHGRRATSAIVAGVALGDFTAMTASMVGLGALLATSATLFTALKWAGAAYLVWLGVKLWRAPVGAPGGAAATEDAPPFRMFAHTFAVTALNPKSIVFFVAFLPQFLDPGRPLLTQMAIFETTFLVLATLNATLYALVAGAARHAIRKPAVRRAVNRTGGTLLVGAGAATALWRRAGS, translated from the coding sequence ATGGGGCCTGCAGGCCCGCTCCAGCTTCGGCTGATCGCATTGCCGCGACGGCGGCGCTTGCATCGCCACGCGGCGGGTGGCTCTATCGCGCCGGATCCACCGCCGGGAGCGCGTCATGTCGTGGAGAGCTGGCTGGCCTTCACCGCCGCCTCGAGCGTGCTTCTGGCCATCCCCGGGCCGACGATCCTGCTGGTGATCGCCTATTCGCTGGGCCACGGAAGGCGCGCCACGTCGGCGATCGTCGCCGGGGTGGCGCTGGGCGATTTCACGGCGATGACCGCCTCGATGGTCGGACTCGGCGCCCTGCTGGCGACCTCGGCGACCCTGTTCACGGCGCTGAAATGGGCCGGCGCGGCCTATCTCGTGTGGCTGGGCGTCAAGCTGTGGCGGGCGCCGGTCGGCGCTCCCGGCGGGGCCGCAGCCACAGAGGACGCGCCGCCATTCCGCATGTTCGCGCACACCTTCGCCGTGACCGCGCTGAACCCCAAGAGCATCGTGTTCTTCGTGGCGTTCCTGCCGCAGTTCCTCGACCCCGGCAGGCCGCTGTTGACCCAGATGGCGATCTTCGAGACCACGTTCCTGGTCCTCGCGACCCTGAACGCGACGCTCTACGCGCTGGTCGCCGGCGCCGCGCGCCATGCGATCCGCAAGCCGGCGGTGCGGCGGGCGGTGAACCGCACCGGCGGCACCCTGCTGGTCGGCGCCGGCGCCGCCACCGCGCTGTGGCGGCGGGCGGGAAGTTGA
- a CDS encoding alpha/beta hydrolase → MALDPIVRKLLDAAAAAGRPELHTMAPVDARKMMRDTRAPVQGPVLDTVASTDRTIPGPAGEIPVRIYRPKSAAADAALPALVYFHGGGWVIGDIETHHTVCQRLAAEGDIVVVSVDYRLAPEHAFPAAVDDCWAATCWVARNAGAIGVDGSKVAVGGDSAGGNLAAVVALMARDRGGVTVGFQLLIYPAVDALADTGSMARNAKGYLLTTEAMRWFYDHYVPNAADRDDWRVSPLRARTLANLPPAMVFTAGFDPLRDEGVAYARRLAHDGVVVEQIDFSSLIHGFFGMPGPLPQARRALAMAGRAVREALTGG, encoded by the coding sequence ATGGCGCTGGACCCGATCGTCCGCAAACTGCTCGACGCCGCCGCGGCCGCCGGCCGGCCGGAACTGCACACGATGGCGCCGGTGGACGCGCGCAAGATGATGCGCGACACCCGCGCGCCGGTGCAGGGCCCGGTCCTCGACACCGTCGCCTCGACCGACCGGACGATCCCCGGGCCGGCGGGCGAGATACCCGTGCGGATCTACCGGCCGAAATCGGCCGCCGCCGACGCCGCCCTGCCGGCGCTCGTCTACTTCCACGGCGGCGGCTGGGTGATCGGCGACATCGAGACCCACCACACCGTCTGCCAGCGGCTCGCGGCCGAGGGCGACATCGTCGTGGTGTCGGTCGACTACCGGCTGGCGCCGGAGCACGCTTTCCCGGCGGCGGTCGACGATTGCTGGGCGGCGACGTGCTGGGTGGCGCGCAACGCCGGCGCGATCGGCGTCGACGGATCGAAGGTCGCGGTCGGCGGCGACAGCGCCGGCGGCAATCTCGCCGCCGTGGTGGCGCTGATGGCCCGCGACCGGGGCGGCGTCACGGTCGGTTTCCAGCTCCTGATCTATCCCGCCGTCGACGCCCTGGCCGACACCGGCTCGATGGCGCGGAACGCCAAGGGCTATCTGCTGACCACCGAGGCGATGCGGTGGTTCTACGACCACTACGTGCCCAACGCCGCCGACCGCGACGACTGGCGCGTCTCGCCGCTGCGGGCGCGCACCCTCGCGAACCTGCCGCCGGCGATGGTGTTCACGGCCGGGTTCGATCCGCTGCGCGACGAGGGCGTCGCCTACGCCCGGCGCCTCGCGCATGACGGCGTCGTGGTCGAGCAGATCGATTTCAGCTCCCTGATCCACGGCTTCTTCGGCATGCCCGGGCCGCTGCCGCAGGCGCGCCGCGCGCTGGCGATGGCCGGCCGCGCGGTGCGCGAGGCGCTGACCGGCGGCTGA
- a CDS encoding DUF2333 family protein, producing MTFDPDPPLPPAARQPWWRRALAWRPSLGGLRAVTSLRWLPGRWAVVVLVAIPLLYFGGGALYYHKIDANPDYTGPTTAAGESRAVAMVANLITREVDVHRWTPSDPFFMPTALLDNMPNFQRGMVTALARLTVEMRDQLSRTRGSSPVDPDLEKAASLLNYQPNVFIWNPSVSIWPSATSAQQYRGARTALIAFNKRLAAGEATFDRRSDNLRALLERMANDIGGTSALIDRQITEHGGDILDFHADDVFYTAKGQIYVYYMVLREIGVDFQNVQRERDLATAWQRLLATFRTAATLQPWIVSNGAPDSQLLPSHLAAQGFYLLRARTQLREMVDILQK from the coding sequence ATGACTTTCGATCCCGATCCGCCCCTGCCGCCCGCAGCCAGACAGCCGTGGTGGCGTCGCGCGCTGGCGTGGCGCCCGAGCCTCGGCGGTCTGCGCGCCGTGACGTCGCTGCGGTGGCTGCCTGGCCGCTGGGCGGTGGTCGTCCTGGTCGCGATACCGCTGCTGTATTTCGGCGGCGGCGCGCTCTACTACCACAAGATCGACGCCAATCCCGACTACACCGGCCCGACGACGGCGGCCGGCGAGAGCCGGGCCGTCGCGATGGTCGCCAACCTGATCACGCGCGAGGTCGACGTCCACCGTTGGACGCCGAGCGATCCGTTCTTCATGCCGACAGCGCTGCTCGACAACATGCCGAACTTCCAGCGCGGCATGGTCACGGCGCTGGCGCGCCTCACCGTGGAGATGCGCGACCAGCTCAGCCGCACCCGCGGCTCGAGCCCGGTCGATCCCGACCTCGAGAAGGCCGCCAGCCTCCTGAACTACCAGCCGAACGTCTTCATCTGGAACCCCAGCGTCTCGATCTGGCCGAGCGCGACCTCGGCGCAGCAGTACCGCGGCGCGCGCACCGCGCTGATCGCGTTCAACAAGCGGCTGGCTGCGGGGGAGGCGACGTTCGACCGCCGCTCGGACAATCTGCGCGCCCTGCTCGAGCGCATGGCCAACGACATCGGCGGCACCTCGGCGCTGATCGACCGGCAGATCACCGAGCACGGCGGCGACATCCTCGATTTCCACGCCGACGACGTGTTCTACACGGCCAAAGGGCAGATCTACGTCTACTACATGGTCCTGCGCGAGATCGGCGTCGACTTCCAGAACGTGCAGCGCGAGCGCGATCTGGCGACCGCGTGGCAGCGCCTGCTGGCGACGTTCCGGACCGCGGCCACGCTTCAACCGTGGATCGTGTCCAACGGCGCGCCCGACTCGCAGCTCCTGCCCAGCCACCTCGCGGCCCAGGGTTTCTACCTGCTGCGCGCGCGCACCCAGCTGCGCGAGATGGTCGACATCCTGCAGAAATAG
- a CDS encoding transcriptional regulator GcvA produces MRRSLPSLNGLRAFEAAARHLSFTSAAEELAVTQAAVSHQIRGLESRLGLKLFVRRNREILLSEAGQSYLPGIRQAFDLLHDATEKLLKKDASRPLTVTTTASFATKWLVPRLGAFQQEHPDIDVRISTNTSLVDFSRDDIDLGIRYGHGHWAGLHAERLVAEDIFPVCSPALLKGPNAIRKPSDLKSRTLLHVQQFRDDWQVWLTAAGVKGVDPSRGLRFDLALAAIQAATDGLGVLIGHRPLVENDIKAGRLVAPFDVKLPSDSAYYVVAPAERLRRPKIKAFVGWLRDTVVREAGSS; encoded by the coding sequence ATGCGCCGTTCCCTGCCCTCCCTCAACGGTCTGCGGGCCTTCGAGGCCGCCGCGCGGCACCTGTCGTTCACCAGCGCGGCGGAGGAGCTGGCCGTCACCCAGGCCGCCGTCAGCCACCAGATCCGCGGCCTCGAGAGCCGGCTGGGCCTCAAGCTGTTCGTGCGCCGTAACCGCGAGATCCTGCTCAGCGAGGCGGGGCAGTCCTATCTGCCGGGCATCCGCCAGGCCTTCGACCTGCTGCACGACGCCACCGAGAAGCTGCTGAAGAAGGACGCCAGCAGGCCGCTCACCGTCACGACGACCGCGTCGTTCGCGACCAAGTGGCTGGTGCCGCGGCTGGGCGCGTTCCAGCAGGAGCATCCCGACATCGACGTGCGCATCTCGACCAACACCTCGCTGGTCGATTTCTCGCGCGACGACATCGATCTCGGCATCCGCTACGGCCACGGCCACTGGGCCGGGCTGCACGCCGAGCGTCTTGTCGCGGAGGACATCTTCCCGGTGTGCAGCCCGGCGCTGCTCAAGGGGCCGAACGCCATCCGCAAGCCGTCCGACCTCAAGAGCCGCACCCTGCTGCACGTGCAGCAGTTCCGCGACGACTGGCAGGTGTGGCTCACCGCCGCCGGCGTCAAAGGCGTCGATCCCTCCCGCGGCCTGCGCTTCGACCTCGCGCTGGCGGCGATCCAGGCGGCGACCGACGGGCTCGGCGTGCTGATCGGCCACCGTCCGCTGGTCGAGAACGACATCAAGGCCGGCAGGCTGGTGGCGCCGTTCGACGTCAAGCTGCCGAGCGACAGCGCCTACTACGTGGTCGCGCCGGCCGAGCGGCTGCGCCGGCCCAAGATCAAGGCGTTCGTCGGCTGGCTGCGCGACACCGTCGTGCGCGAGGCCGGCTCGAGCTGA
- a CDS encoding alpha/beta hydrolase — protein sequence MALDPEVQRMLEMAAAAGRPPWQNVGPVAARKEFRETRIVTGGPRPEGVVTRDTSIPGPGGPMAVRLYRPAAESPKALLPALIYLHGGGWVIGDLDTHDSTAARLSLEAGIGVVSVDYRLAPEHPFPAGFDDSVAALAWIGEHGEELGVDPHLLAIGGDSAGANLAAAAALWARDRDMSNLRFQLLTYPVTECVTTSASYARFAEGYGLSRAAMQWFIDLYVPNPADRWDWRAAPLRAASLAGVCPALVITAGFDPLRDEGRAYAARMRDDGATVDYVEFGGMIHGFFGSAALLHGARRGISMAAAALREALVDRAE from the coding sequence ATGGCGCTCGATCCAGAGGTCCAACGGATGCTCGAAATGGCGGCCGCAGCCGGTAGGCCGCCGTGGCAGAACGTCGGTCCCGTCGCGGCGCGCAAGGAGTTCCGCGAGACGCGGATCGTCACCGGCGGGCCGCGGCCGGAAGGAGTCGTGACGCGCGACACGTCGATCCCGGGACCGGGAGGCCCGATGGCGGTGCGCCTCTACCGGCCGGCGGCCGAGTCGCCCAAGGCGCTGCTGCCGGCTCTGATCTACCTGCATGGCGGCGGCTGGGTGATCGGCGACCTCGACACCCACGACAGCACGGCGGCGCGTCTGTCGTTGGAGGCCGGCATCGGGGTGGTCTCGGTCGACTACCGGCTGGCGCCGGAGCATCCCTTCCCGGCAGGGTTCGACGATTCGGTCGCGGCGCTGGCGTGGATCGGCGAGCATGGCGAGGAGCTCGGCGTCGATCCGCATCTGCTGGCGATCGGCGGCGACAGCGCCGGCGCCAATCTGGCGGCGGCGGCGGCGCTGTGGGCGCGCGACCGCGACATGTCGAACCTCCGGTTCCAGCTTCTGACGTATCCCGTGACGGAGTGCGTCACCACCAGCGCGTCCTACGCGCGCTTCGCCGAGGGCTACGGGCTGAGCCGTGCGGCGATGCAATGGTTCATCGATCTCTACGTGCCGAATCCCGCCGACCGCTGGGACTGGCGGGCGGCGCCGCTACGCGCGGCGTCCCTTGCGGGCGTCTGCCCGGCGCTGGTGATCACCGCCGGCTTCGATCCGCTGCGCGACGAGGGCCGCGCCTACGCCGCCCGGATGCGGGACGACGGCGCCACCGTGGACTACGTCGAGTTCGGAGGCATGATCCACGGCTTCTTCGGCTCGGCCGCCCTGCTCCATGGCGCCCGCCGCGGCATCTCGATGGCCGCGGCGGCGCTCAGGGAGGCTCTGGTCGACCGCGCCGAGTGA
- a CDS encoding glutathione S-transferase C-terminal domain-containing protein: MIDLYGMGSPNVVKIYVALEEMGLAYKAIPVDVFAGAQFGAEFTKLNPSAKVPVIVDHAGPGGGPYTVFESGAILIYLAEKAGNFLPKDGAARYDVLQWMMVQMTAVGPMFGQYVHFMRFAPKGNEYSLERYRTQVRRTLDILEGRLATAPYLGGAAYSIADIATFPWARNVGPLLGKAVEAEYPKLMAWVAGIAARPAVVKALAAVEDVRARTTAFDKAAPETLDKVFGRGAFARA; the protein is encoded by the coding sequence ATGATCGATCTCTACGGCATGGGCAGCCCGAACGTGGTCAAGATCTACGTCGCGCTGGAGGAGATGGGCCTCGCCTACAAGGCGATCCCCGTCGACGTCTTCGCCGGCGCCCAGTTCGGTGCCGAGTTCACGAAGCTCAATCCCAGCGCCAAGGTGCCGGTGATCGTCGACCACGCGGGGCCGGGCGGCGGGCCGTACACGGTGTTCGAGTCCGGCGCGATCCTGATCTACCTGGCGGAGAAAGCCGGGAACTTCCTGCCGAAGGACGGCGCGGCGCGCTACGACGTCCTGCAATGGATGATGGTGCAGATGACCGCGGTGGGGCCGATGTTCGGCCAGTACGTGCACTTCATGCGGTTCGCGCCGAAGGGGAACGAGTATTCGCTCGAGCGCTATCGCACGCAGGTCCGGCGCACGCTCGACATCCTCGAGGGCCGGCTGGCGACGGCGCCGTATCTCGGCGGCGCGGCCTACTCCATCGCCGACATCGCCACCTTTCCGTGGGCGCGCAACGTCGGGCCGTTGCTCGGCAAGGCCGTCGAGGCCGAGTATCCGAAGCTGATGGCCTGGGTCGCCGGCATCGCCGCGCGCCCGGCCGTGGTGAAGGCGCTGGCCGCCGTCGAGGACGTCCGCGCCCGGACAACGGCGTTCGACAAGGCGGCGCCCGAGACACTGGACAAGGTGTTCGGCCGCGGCGCCTTCGCGCGGGCCTGA
- a CDS encoding DUF3237 domain-containing protein, with protein MTDEPRIDAFLSTPPGLRFAFMVKVRVAPIQDLGVTSSGHRRIVDILGGDVTGPRLTGQILPGGADWQIVRPDGSIFVEARYTIRASDGGLIYVRNEGVRVAAPAVAAAMARGEAVDPGAYYFRTTPRFETSAPALRWIENAVFVGVATRAAAGVAIGFHEVV; from the coding sequence ATGACGGACGAGCCGCGGATCGACGCCTTCCTGTCCACCCCGCCGGGGCTGCGTTTCGCCTTCATGGTCAAGGTGCGCGTGGCGCCGATCCAGGATCTCGGCGTCACCTCGTCGGGCCATCGCCGCATCGTCGACATCCTCGGCGGCGACGTCACCGGCCCCCGTCTGACCGGGCAGATCCTGCCGGGCGGCGCCGACTGGCAGATCGTGCGGCCCGACGGCTCGATCTTCGTCGAGGCGCGCTACACCATCCGCGCGTCCGACGGCGGGCTGATCTACGTGCGCAACGAGGGCGTGCGGGTCGCCGCGCCGGCGGTCGCCGCCGCGATGGCGCGGGGCGAGGCGGTCGATCCCGGCGCCTACTACTTCCGCACCACGCCGCGCTTCGAGACCTCGGCGCCGGCGCTGCGCTGGATCGAGAACGCGGTGTTCGTCGGCGTCGCCACCCGCGCCGCCGCCGGCGTCGCGATCGGCTTCCACGAGGTGGTGTAG